In the Bacillus shivajii genome, one interval contains:
- a CDS encoding MarR family winged helix-turn-helix transcriptional regulator, which translates to MDSQDNKQLEEELSLKLFVVLSRAFQTIRKRVEEDIKTYGMNPTEFAVLELIYSKGEQPIQKIGDQVLIASSSITYVVDKLEKKGYLVRKPCPKDRRITYAVITNEGHTLMNEIFPKHKEAINSIFGGLDTKEKELVIDQLKKLGYYAADPL; encoded by the coding sequence ATGGATTCTCAAGATAACAAACAATTGGAAGAGGAATTATCGTTAAAGCTTTTCGTTGTTTTATCCCGTGCCTTTCAAACGATTCGTAAACGAGTGGAAGAGGATATTAAAACGTATGGAATGAACCCGACTGAGTTTGCGGTACTTGAGCTAATATACAGTAAAGGGGAGCAGCCGATCCAAAAAATTGGTGACCAAGTATTAATTGCGAGTAGCAGCATTACCTATGTCGTCGATAAGCTGGAAAAGAAAGGGTATTTGGTTAGAAAGCCATGCCCAAAAGATCGTCGGATAACGTATGCGGTAATTACTAATGAAGGTCATACTTTGATGAATGAAATCTTCCCAAAGCACAAAGAAGCAATTAACAGCATATTTGGTGGACTCGATACGAAAGAAAAAGAACTTGTCATTGATCAACTGAAAAAGCTAGGATATTATGCTGCAGATCCTCTGTAA